The following coding sequences lie in one Polynucleobacter necessarius genomic window:
- a CDS encoding FMN-binding protein, which produces MNHKQTTLAIAGLAIMIAPIVAQAKIYISTEQAQQILFPKKMLSKTPIIIIDDLQEQLRSASSIRHPFKGDRIWRTADGGWFIVDEVVGKHEMITYAVALNPKGNILGIEILEYVESYGYEVAQAQWRQQFVGKSAQDAIKLNQDIQNIGGATLSCKHLTDGIKRVTVFYDLALKNYPPQVK; this is translated from the coding sequence ATGAATCACAAACAAACAACTCTGGCGATTGCCGGCCTAGCAATCATGATCGCCCCCATTGTTGCTCAGGCTAAAATTTATATATCGACAGAGCAAGCTCAGCAAATTCTGTTTCCGAAAAAGATGCTGAGCAAAACTCCGATCATCATCATAGACGATCTCCAAGAACAACTGCGCTCAGCATCGAGTATCCGCCATCCCTTTAAAGGAGATCGAATTTGGAGAACAGCTGATGGCGGATGGTTCATTGTGGATGAGGTGGTCGGTAAACATGAAATGATCACCTATGCTGTCGCCCTCAACCCCAAAGGAAATATTTTAGGAATTGAGATCCTAGAATACGTCGAGTCTTATGGTTACGAAGTTGCCCAAGCGCAATGGCGCCAACAATTTGTTGGCAAGAGCGCTCAAGATGCGATCAAGCTCAACCAAGATATTCAGAATATTGGTGGGGCGACACTATCTTGCAAGCACTTAACCGATGGAATCAAACGGGTCACTGTTTTTTATGACTTGGCACTCAAAAATTACCCACCTCAAGTCAAATGA
- a CDS encoding DUF6662 family protein, whose amino-acid sequence MKLTIQKLITFSLVLAATLHFSLAHAGEGVFGWIYTLDLQPKGKLEFEQRLQLNQGQAAGTYDAWTARTELEYGLTNDLQVAGYINSYYTNANQNYTNSEACGDSPTCTGGYGVPSSHDPANAYQKSGIEGGSLEAIYRITNPVTTPVGVGLYLEPSWGKNKDEIEARLLLQSNFIDDRLVLASNVVVANERLKFIENGNVPESMLDILVGASYRFAPKWSAGVEACFHNDYSELNLRNQVQRATFVGPNIHYAAKDWWVTGAWRYQLAGGHCMGGGEAECSNSRVWDSHSVNEYILKVGFPLN is encoded by the coding sequence ATGAAATTGACCATTCAAAAACTCATCACTTTTAGTCTCGTCCTAGCGGCAACTCTGCACTTCTCACTGGCACATGCTGGCGAAGGTGTATTCGGCTGGATCTATACCCTAGATCTACAGCCCAAGGGAAAGCTGGAATTTGAACAGCGTCTGCAACTGAATCAAGGCCAGGCTGCTGGTACCTATGACGCATGGACTGCAAGAACTGAGTTGGAGTATGGCCTCACAAACGATCTGCAAGTAGCAGGCTACATTAACTCTTACTACACCAATGCCAATCAAAACTACACCAATTCAGAGGCTTGCGGTGATTCACCAACTTGTACCGGTGGCTATGGCGTGCCTTCTTCACATGATCCCGCCAATGCCTATCAAAAAAGTGGCATTGAAGGAGGCTCTCTCGAAGCTATCTACCGCATTACTAACCCGGTCACCACTCCTGTAGGGGTAGGTCTTTATCTAGAACCAAGCTGGGGGAAAAATAAAGATGAGATTGAAGCCCGCTTATTGCTTCAGTCGAACTTTATCGACGACCGATTAGTCCTCGCAAGTAATGTGGTCGTTGCTAATGAGCGCCTGAAATTTATTGAGAACGGCAATGTACCCGAATCCATGCTCGATATCCTGGTGGGTGCAAGCTATCGCTTTGCCCCGAAATGGTCTGCCGGCGTTGAGGCTTGCTTTCATAACGACTACTCAGAACTCAATCTACGCAACCAAGTGCAACGCGCTACTTTTGTTGGACCGAATATTCACTACGCAGCCAAAGACTGGTGGGTTACAGGCGCTTGGCGTTATCAGCTTGCAGGCGGTCACTGCATGGGTGGCGGTGAAGCCGAATGCTCCAACTCAAGAGTATGGGATAGCCATAGCGTCAATGAATACATCCTCAAAGTTGGCTTTCCATTGAACTAA
- a CDS encoding DNA/RNA non-specific endonuclease yields MKLPRPLFAFIALLVVFTPLKAFALFDECQDLFPQQQIPITAQAGRDLCFDGFAIYYSPIDKKPIYAVEKLSRSQLLTPHPRRSNQFYEEARLPVSERALLSDYRGSGYDRGHNAPAGDMSNERSMAQSFSLANMMPQARQNNQGIWAKNVEEPTRLYAKRAASDIYVFTGSTGNQGSIGSSHVTVPSHLYKLVYDPHKNVAWAYWVENSNEAQMSPPISYAQLVAKTGIDFQLPIEIGSSPTQRAIVQTQTSRVKNAQPSQVRQENKGIMGGWYPIFFNEYSPEKVNALLANIQAGKVVSIQIQYDRNSELAKKIASQIEAKTTLFVSPTQSSPPDTPDVHYERNRVTVIVHSK; encoded by the coding sequence ATGAAATTACCGCGCCCTCTGTTTGCCTTCATTGCACTCCTAGTGGTTTTTACCCCTCTAAAGGCTTTTGCTCTATTTGATGAGTGCCAGGATCTTTTCCCGCAACAGCAAATTCCTATTACGGCACAAGCTGGGCGAGATCTTTGCTTTGATGGCTTTGCCATTTATTACTCACCCATAGACAAAAAGCCCATCTACGCAGTTGAAAAGCTGAGTCGCAGTCAATTATTAACACCCCATCCTCGCAGGAGCAATCAGTTTTATGAGGAAGCTAGATTGCCTGTCTCAGAGCGCGCCCTCCTCTCAGATTACCGCGGAAGTGGCTATGATCGTGGCCATAATGCCCCAGCAGGCGATATGAGTAATGAAAGATCCATGGCCCAGTCATTCTCTTTAGCCAATATGATGCCGCAGGCAAGGCAAAACAACCAAGGTATCTGGGCCAAAAACGTTGAAGAGCCAACCAGGCTATATGCCAAAAGAGCAGCTAGTGATATTTATGTGTTCACTGGCTCAACCGGCAATCAAGGAAGCATTGGTAGCAGCCATGTCACCGTACCAAGTCACCTCTATAAACTGGTTTATGACCCACACAAAAATGTAGCATGGGCTTACTGGGTAGAAAATTCCAATGAAGCACAAATGTCACCCCCCATAAGCTATGCCCAATTAGTTGCGAAAACCGGCATCGACTTCCAGCTGCCAATTGAAATAGGCTCATCACCAACTCAACGAGCAATTGTGCAAACCCAGACCTCGAGAGTGAAGAATGCCCAACCAAGCCAAGTACGCCAGGAAAACAAGGGCATTATGGGCGGCTGGTACCCAATCTTTTTTAATGAGTACTCGCCAGAAAAAGTGAATGCCCTACTTGCCAATATTCAAGCAGGTAAGGTGGTCAGCATTCAGATTCAATATGATCGTAATAGCGAACTAGCCAAGAAGATTGCCTCACAGATTGAAGCGAAAACGACTTTATTTGTGAGTCCCACTCAAAGCAGCCCTCCCGATACTCCTGATGTGCATTACGAGCGCAATCGAGTGACGGTCATCGTTCACTCTAAGTAA
- a CDS encoding transglycosylase SLT domain-containing protein has protein sequence MQREPAMLAAKNLLAHAMAPVYRVINGLLVVTVFMIVGLWLSGNGTNAGAFDLARILVPDEARHIVWSNGFGMLDQYKTELSSTPAPETEIAAVIYNKSQSEKTGFSGAKQQTIALLMPSVAQVQVKSISHLADRIPTSKLDPQALDSNLMGSIQNQRAVADFFEKKYKLDRTKIEEYVSNTILIAKEVNIDPVLLLAVISVESNFNPNTKSQAGAEGLMQVMTSVHRDKYAVYGGTAQAVKPEVNIRVGAYILKYLIATAGSLRNGLKFYVGAGNAEDDGGYAEKVMAERNRLISLCQTRSTNRLTLSVKDLRS, from the coding sequence ATGCAGAGAGAACCAGCGATGCTAGCTGCCAAAAACCTGCTTGCCCACGCCATGGCCCCGGTGTACAGGGTCATTAATGGTTTACTCGTTGTCACCGTCTTCATGATTGTGGGTTTATGGCTTTCCGGTAACGGAACCAATGCCGGGGCTTTCGATCTGGCGCGCATCCTAGTGCCTGACGAAGCTCGCCATATTGTCTGGAGCAATGGCTTTGGCATGCTCGACCAATACAAGACTGAACTTTCTTCAACACCAGCCCCTGAAACTGAGATTGCAGCGGTCATCTATAACAAGTCTCAATCCGAAAAAACGGGTTTTTCTGGCGCAAAGCAGCAGACCATTGCCTTATTGATGCCCTCGGTAGCACAAGTTCAGGTGAAGTCAATTTCTCATCTGGCTGACCGCATTCCCACTTCAAAGCTTGATCCTCAGGCTTTGGATAGCAATCTGATGGGTTCTATTCAAAATCAACGGGCGGTCGCTGACTTTTTTGAGAAGAAATACAAGCTTGATCGCACCAAGATAGAAGAGTATGTATCTAACACGATCTTGATTGCCAAAGAAGTGAATATTGACCCAGTGTTGTTGCTCGCTGTTATCTCGGTGGAATCGAACTTCAATCCGAACACTAAGAGCCAGGCTGGCGCCGAGGGCTTGATGCAGGTCATGACATCAGTGCATCGCGATAAGTATGCCGTCTACGGTGGCACCGCCCAAGCTGTAAAGCCTGAAGTTAATATTCGCGTTGGCGCTTATATCTTGAAGTATTTGATTGCTACAGCAGGTTCTTTGCGTAACGGTCTGAAGTTTTATGTGGGCGCGGGTAATGCTGAAGATGATGGTGGCTATGCTGAGAAGGTAATGGCAGAGCGTAATCGCTTGATAAGTTTGTGCCAGACTCGCTCCACTAATCGCTTGACCTTGAGTGTGAAGGATTTACGTTCCTAA
- a CDS encoding FKBP-type peptidyl-prolyl cis-trans isomerase: protein MTELKKIDTVVGEGKEAIAGNHVDVHYTGWLYDENAADHKGQKFDSSLDRGQLFSFPLGAGHVIKGWDEGVAGMKIGGKRTLIIPSEMGYGPRGAGGVIPPNATLVFDVELHGVN, encoded by the coding sequence ATGACTGAACTCAAAAAAATCGACACCGTGGTTGGCGAAGGAAAAGAAGCTATTGCCGGCAATCATGTCGATGTCCACTATACCGGCTGGCTCTATGACGAGAATGCAGCCGACCATAAAGGTCAAAAATTTGATAGCTCCCTCGATCGCGGCCAACTGTTTAGTTTCCCTTTGGGGGCGGGTCATGTGATTAAGGGGTGGGATGAAGGCGTCGCTGGAATGAAAATCGGCGGCAAGCGTACTTTAATCATTCCATCCGAGATGGGTTATGGCCCTCGTGGCGCTGGCGGTGTGATTCCCCCAAATGCCACCTTAGTGTTCGATGTAGAGCTTCATGGCGTGAACTAA
- a CDS encoding DUF6352 family protein: MTNYWLSSAYQTLQTSSDGKLLVTDDFLRTYLSRPELSLVPESCAAEKSLHQHLLSNPRLAVTSADIEALADADIQENYRIWLRFRERLLAAGSLESFYMSLFKGGGVDVPPLFVSQLAQIFVRHILGEQAHPLEARAGEIFFRTQKITVLEDSIVMAADEEVVTRNAQAVESGSIMDLLKGKSMLMRSTDLDVLYEENAEEYWARNEGFDFAVQLNFGHEPITYFCRVLEKWILHFLGAQVRITPHAADQ, from the coding sequence ATGACAAACTACTGGCTAAGCTCAGCGTACCAAACGCTTCAAACGAGTTCCGATGGTAAATTGCTCGTCACAGATGATTTTTTGCGGACCTACCTTAGCAGGCCTGAATTAAGTTTGGTACCAGAATCTTGTGCGGCCGAGAAATCTCTCCATCAGCATTTATTAAGCAACCCACGCTTAGCAGTGACATCCGCTGATATTGAGGCCCTGGCCGATGCAGATATTCAGGAGAATTACCGGATATGGTTACGTTTCCGAGAGCGTCTATTGGCAGCAGGCTCATTGGAAAGTTTTTATATGAGCCTTTTTAAAGGGGGAGGCGTAGATGTGCCACCCTTATTTGTAAGTCAATTGGCGCAGATTTTCGTGAGGCATATTTTGGGTGAGCAGGCTCACCCATTAGAAGCTAGGGCTGGGGAGATCTTCTTTAGAACTCAAAAAATTACTGTTTTAGAAGACAGCATCGTGATGGCGGCTGATGAGGAAGTTGTCACTCGTAATGCACAAGCGGTCGAATCCGGAAGCATTATGGATTTACTCAAGGGTAAATCGATGTTGATGAGATCAACCGATCTAGACGTTCTCTATGAAGAAAATGCTGAGGAATATTGGGCGCGCAATGAGGGCTTTGATTTTGCTGTCCAGCTCAATTTTGGACATGAGCCAATCACGTATTTTTGCCGTGTACTGGAAAAGTGGATTCTGCATTTTTTAGGGGCTCAAGTTCGCATTACCCCCCATGCAGCAGATCAATGA
- a CDS encoding DUF6352 family protein, with amino-acid sequence MQQINDPKWSWHVGLDAAATEILNKLYQKEPIELDELKRVICLFRLDFIDESIVVNAQRGKPVYMAIAMNEQGQLKLKPQNLLFNLPLAKAS; translated from the coding sequence ATGCAGCAGATCAATGACCCTAAGTGGTCGTGGCATGTGGGGCTCGATGCAGCGGCAACTGAGATTTTGAACAAGCTTTATCAAAAAGAGCCCATAGAGCTTGATGAATTAAAGCGGGTGATTTGCTTATTTCGTCTCGATTTTATAGATGAGTCTATTGTGGTCAATGCGCAGCGAGGTAAACCAGTCTATATGGCTATTGCCATGAATGAACAGGGGCAATTAAAGTTAAAACCACAAAATTTGCTATTTAATTTACCGCTTGCGAAAGCTTCTTAA
- a CDS encoding NADP-dependent isocitrate dehydrogenase produces the protein MASEKSKIIYTLTDEAPLLATCAFLPIIRTFTAPAGVEIVKSDISVAARILAEFPDYLTDEQKVPDNLGELGKLTLKPDTNIIKLPNISASVPQLLAAIKELQTKGYKIPDFPEDPKTDEEKAIRARYSKCLGSSVNPVLREGNSDRRAPPAVKRYARKNPHSMGEWSQASRTHVSHMHGGDFYSSEKSMTMTKACDVKMDLVTKSGKTIILKPKVSLLAGEIIDSMYMSKKALCEFYEKEIEDAYKTGMMLSLHVKATMMKVSHPIVFGHAVKIFYKDAFAKHAKLFEELGVNPNNGMSSLYDKIKTLPESKREEIIQDLHACHEHRPALAMVDSAKGITNLHSPSDVIVDASMPAMIRVGGKMWGADGRLHDTKAVIPESTFARIYQEMINFCKTHGNFDPTTMGTVPNVGLMAQQAEEYGSHDKTFEIPEAGVARIVADDGTVLLEQNVEEGDIWRMCQCKDAPIRDWVKLAVNRARLSNTPAVFWLDEYRPHEAELIKKVKTYLKDYDLEGVDIQIMSQTRAMRYTLERVIRGKDTISVTGNILRDYLTDLFPIMELGTSAKMLSIVPLMAGGGLFETGAGGSAPKHVQQLVEENHLRWDSLGEFLALAVSLEDIGDKTGNPKVKILARTLDEATGKLLDNNKSPSPRTGELDNRGSQFYLAMYWAEALAAQTEDKELQAYFAPLAKTLAENEQKIAEELKAVQGKPADIGGYYVADPEKCKAVMRPSPTFNAALKAARA, from the coding sequence ATGGCTTCAGAGAAATCAAAGATTATTTACACGCTGACAGATGAAGCGCCGCTTTTGGCGACTTGCGCATTTCTGCCAATCATTCGTACTTTTACAGCCCCCGCTGGAGTAGAGATTGTGAAGAGTGACATCTCTGTGGCTGCCCGTATCTTGGCTGAGTTTCCAGATTACTTAACGGATGAGCAAAAGGTTCCAGATAATTTGGGCGAACTCGGTAAGCTGACATTAAAGCCAGATACCAACATTATTAAGTTGCCAAATATTAGTGCGTCTGTGCCGCAATTGTTGGCAGCCATTAAAGAATTGCAAACTAAGGGCTACAAAATCCCTGATTTCCCAGAAGATCCAAAAACCGATGAAGAAAAGGCCATTCGTGCACGTTATTCCAAGTGCCTGGGAAGTTCAGTAAACCCAGTATTGCGTGAAGGAAACTCTGATCGCCGTGCTCCGCCCGCAGTGAAACGTTACGCTCGTAAAAATCCACACTCCATGGGCGAGTGGAGCCAAGCGTCTCGTACTCACGTATCCCATATGCATGGCGGTGACTTCTACTCTAGCGAGAAGTCAATGACCATGACTAAGGCCTGTGACGTGAAGATGGATCTAGTAACGAAGAGTGGCAAAACCATTATTCTCAAGCCTAAGGTCTCTTTGCTCGCTGGTGAAATCATCGACAGCATGTACATGAGCAAGAAAGCATTGTGCGAGTTCTACGAAAAAGAAATCGAAGATGCTTATAAGACCGGCATGATGTTGTCCTTGCACGTGAAGGCAACCATGATGAAGGTGTCACACCCCATCGTGTTTGGTCACGCGGTCAAGATTTTCTACAAAGATGCATTTGCTAAGCATGCCAAACTCTTTGAAGAGTTGGGCGTGAACCCGAATAATGGTATGAGCAGCTTGTACGACAAGATCAAGACTTTGCCAGAATCTAAGCGCGAAGAAATCATTCAAGATTTGCATGCTTGCCATGAGCATCGCCCAGCATTGGCAATGGTTGACTCAGCTAAGGGCATTACCAACTTGCATTCTCCAAGCGATGTGATCGTCGATGCTTCGATGCCTGCGATGATTCGGGTTGGTGGCAAGATGTGGGGTGCTGATGGTCGCTTGCATGACACTAAAGCGGTGATTCCAGAAAGTACCTTTGCCCGTATCTATCAAGAAATGATTAATTTCTGTAAGACCCACGGCAACTTTGATCCAACTACGATGGGTACAGTACCTAACGTAGGTTTGATGGCTCAGCAAGCTGAAGAATACGGCTCGCACGACAAGACTTTTGAAATCCCAGAAGCTGGTGTAGCACGCATTGTTGCTGATGATGGCACTGTATTACTCGAGCAAAACGTGGAAGAGGGTGATATCTGGCGTATGTGCCAGTGTAAAGATGCCCCTATTCGTGATTGGGTAAAGTTAGCTGTTAATCGTGCCCGTCTTTCGAATACTCCAGCAGTGTTCTGGTTGGATGAGTACCGTCCACACGAAGCGGAGTTAATTAAGAAGGTCAAAACTTACCTCAAAGATTACGATCTTGAGGGAGTTGATATCCAGATCATGTCTCAGACACGGGCTATGCGTTACACCCTGGAGCGCGTGATTCGTGGTAAAGATACCATTTCTGTAACCGGCAACATTCTGCGTGACTACCTCACCGACTTGTTCCCAATCATGGAGCTGGGCACTAGCGCAAAGATGTTATCCATTGTGCCTTTGATGGCCGGTGGTGGCTTGTTCGAAACAGGTGCCGGTGGTTCTGCTCCCAAGCACGTTCAACAGCTTGTAGAAGAGAACCACTTACGTTGGGACTCTCTCGGTGAGTTTTTGGCTTTGGCAGTCTCGCTCGAAGATATTGGTGACAAGACCGGTAATCCTAAAGTGAAAATCTTGGCTCGCACATTAGACGAGGCTACCGGTAAATTATTGGATAACAATAAGTCACCTTCACCTCGCACTGGTGAGTTGGACAATCGTGGAAGCCAGTTCTACTTGGCGATGTACTGGGCCGAAGCCTTGGCTGCTCAAACTGAAGATAAGGAACTGCAGGCCTACTTTGCGCCTTTAGCAAAAACCTTGGCTGAAAATGAGCAGAAGATTGCTGAGGAATTGAAGGCCGTTCAGGGTAAGCCAGCTGACATCGGTGGTTACTATGTTGCTGATCCAGAAAAGTGCAAAGCGGTCATGCGTCCTAGCCCAACTTTCAATGCAGCTCTGAAGGCAGCAAGAGCATAA
- a CDS encoding BLUF domain-containing protein, producing the protein MPKPKDLIELSYLSEAVSDMSFLGLMRLLESARAFNQQHGITGILFYDNQQFGQVIEGERANIMKVWKRIQEDERHHRIELLEIREITERSYPEWLLRFYGGETLIKDYPVLAGLVGGMDKHSLALLNKMRAAAI; encoded by the coding sequence ATGCCTAAACCAAAAGACCTTATTGAATTAAGCTATCTGAGTGAAGCGGTCTCAGATATGTCTTTTTTGGGATTGATGCGCTTACTTGAGTCTGCAAGAGCTTTTAATCAACAGCACGGTATTACCGGCATTCTCTTTTATGACAACCAACAGTTTGGTCAAGTGATTGAAGGCGAGCGTGCCAATATCATGAAGGTATGGAAGCGCATACAGGAAGATGAGCGCCATCATCGCATTGAGCTGTTAGAGATTCGTGAGATTACTGAGCGCAGCTATCCGGAATGGTTGTTGCGCTTTTATGGCGGCGAAACACTGATTAAGGACTACCCGGTTTTAGCTGGCCTGGTTGGTGGTATGGATAAGCACAGTTTGGCTTTACTCAATAAAATGCGTGCTGCAGCGATCTAA
- the msrP gene encoding protein-methionine-sulfoxide reductase catalytic subunit MsrP: MRFIDKTILSSDITPKAVFENRRALIKTAAAGGFGAALVPWFSREALAVSPEKLSATPNTAYGKEETTPYKYVTSYNNFYEFGTDKADPASHADSLQTRPWTISIEGLVKKPITLDIDALLKIAPIEERIYRMRCVEGWSMVIPWDGYSLSKLINKVEPLSSAKYVEFISLADRKQMPGVSSNILNWPYREGLRMDEAMNPLTLLTFGLYGEVLPKQNGAPVRIVVPWKYGFKSAKSIVKIRFTEEMPKTSWNQFDAREYGFYSNVNPAVDHPRWSQAMERRIGDPKGVFAPKIKTQLFNGYADQVASMYAGMDLKKYY; the protein is encoded by the coding sequence ATGCGTTTTATTGACAAAACCATTCTTTCAAGCGACATCACGCCAAAAGCCGTTTTTGAAAATCGTCGTGCGCTCATTAAAACAGCGGCTGCTGGTGGTTTTGGTGCAGCTCTTGTCCCTTGGTTTTCTAGAGAGGCTTTGGCGGTATCCCCGGAAAAGCTATCTGCAACTCCAAATACGGCTTATGGCAAAGAAGAAACCACGCCATATAAGTATGTAACGAGTTACAACAACTTTTATGAGTTTGGTACAGATAAAGCGGATCCCGCCTCACATGCGGACAGTTTGCAAACTCGCCCATGGACTATATCGATTGAAGGTTTGGTAAAAAAGCCCATTACCCTAGATATAGATGCCTTGCTCAAGATTGCCCCAATAGAAGAGCGTATTTATCGTATGCGTTGTGTTGAGGGTTGGTCTATGGTGATTCCATGGGATGGCTATTCACTCTCTAAACTCATCAATAAAGTAGAGCCCTTATCTTCAGCTAAATACGTAGAATTTATCTCCTTGGCTGATCGAAAGCAAATGCCGGGAGTATCAAGCAATATCCTCAATTGGCCCTATCGCGAAGGCCTGCGCATGGATGAGGCGATGAATCCTTTAACCCTATTGACTTTCGGTTTGTATGGTGAGGTGTTGCCAAAGCAAAACGGGGCTCCAGTGCGCATTGTGGTGCCTTGGAAGTATGGCTTTAAGAGTGCTAAGTCCATTGTCAAAATTCGTTTTACTGAAGAGATGCCCAAGACAAGTTGGAATCAATTTGACGCTCGGGAGTACGGTTTTTATTCCAACGTCAATCCTGCAGTTGATCATCCACGCTGGAGTCAGGCCATGGAACGGCGCATTGGCGATCCCAAGGGCGTCTTTGCGCCAAAGATTAAAACCCAATTATTTAATGGTTATGCCGATCAAGTTGCCAGTATGTACGCAGGTATGGACTTGAAAAAGTATTATTAA
- a CDS encoding lipocalin family protein, translated as MKKVLFAALAAVTLSFSLASYGQSTDMPVKTITSLDLPRYLGAWYEIAKFPNWFQKKCVGNTQAVYSLRPDGNLKVLNSCKTADGKVSEAEGTARQIGPKDSPKLEVRFAPAWLSFIPMVWGDYWLIDLDSQYQVAAVSDPQRQYLWVLSRTPQLDSKTYEALLGRLQAQQFDVRKLELTEQSSPAQKN; from the coding sequence ATGAAGAAAGTTTTATTTGCTGCATTGGCTGCCGTTACGCTGTCTTTTAGTCTTGCCAGCTATGGCCAATCTACTGATATGCCTGTCAAGACTATCACCTCTTTAGACCTGCCTCGTTATTTAGGGGCTTGGTACGAGATTGCCAAATTTCCGAATTGGTTTCAGAAGAAATGTGTCGGCAATACTCAGGCGGTGTATTCACTCAGGCCTGACGGTAATCTCAAAGTGCTCAACAGTTGCAAAACTGCTGATGGAAAAGTATCTGAAGCCGAAGGTACTGCTAGACAAATTGGACCGAAAGATTCTCCAAAATTAGAGGTGCGTTTTGCCCCAGCCTGGCTCTCCTTTATTCCGATGGTTTGGGGCGACTACTGGTTGATCGATTTAGATTCTCAATACCAGGTTGCAGCGGTGAGTGACCCCCAGCGCCAATATCTTTGGGTGCTATCTAGAACACCACAATTAGATAGCAAGACCTATGAGGCTTTGCTGGGGCGCTTACAGGCTCAGCAGTTTGATGTGCGTAAGCTTGAGCTGACCGAGCAATCTTCCCCAGCTCAGAAGAATTAA
- a CDS encoding MBL fold metallo-hydrolase, whose protein sequence is MTAYSLPPGITVFERGWLSANNIFHFGEGDVSVVDTGYWAHQHLTLELIRNAMEKHHLPTVNKVVNTHLHSDHCGGNQLLAKTFDCQVWIPAAEAPAVQDWNEGLLSYQNLGQECPRFNHHGLLIPGEEIQLGRYQWRILAAPGHDPHSVMLYQEQNRILISADALWEEGFGVIFPELWGEAGFEEVSQTLDLIESLSIDLVIPGHGAPFEDVVKAVAIARSRLDYLASDPDRNARHGAKVLLKYKLLEWHQREMDFVNNWIMSINNLIMSTPALMSAAKQLNMGADEFVSWLPQALIKSGAARLDGQYLVDKA, encoded by the coding sequence TTGACTGCATATTCTTTGCCTCCCGGGATAACAGTTTTTGAAAGAGGTTGGTTATCAGCCAATAATATTTTTCATTTTGGTGAGGGTGATGTTTCGGTGGTCGATACCGGATATTGGGCTCATCAGCATTTAACGCTGGAGCTTATTCGCAATGCTATGGAAAAGCATCATCTGCCTACTGTGAATAAGGTCGTCAATACCCATCTGCATTCAGATCATTGCGGCGGTAATCAGCTTTTAGCAAAAACTTTTGACTGCCAAGTGTGGATACCTGCCGCTGAAGCGCCAGCAGTGCAAGACTGGAATGAGGGCTTACTAAGCTATCAAAACCTGGGCCAAGAATGTCCTCGTTTTAATCATCATGGATTACTCATTCCGGGTGAGGAGATTCAGCTAGGTCGCTATCAATGGAGGATCCTTGCCGCGCCAGGTCACGATCCGCATTCGGTCATGCTCTATCAAGAGCAGAATCGCATTTTGATTTCAGCCGATGCGTTGTGGGAAGAGGGTTTTGGGGTGATTTTCCCAGAGTTATGGGGCGAAGCAGGTTTTGAAGAGGTTTCCCAAACACTTGATTTGATTGAGAGTCTGTCGATAGATTTAGTGATTCCGGGGCATGGGGCCCCTTTTGAGGATGTTGTCAAGGCAGTTGCCATTGCACGTTCCCGCTTAGATTATTTAGCATCTGATCCTGATCGCAATGCTCGCCATGGCGCAAAAGTCTTATTGAAATATAAGTTATTAGAATGGCATCAGCGGGAGATGGACTTTGTAAATAATTGGATTATGAGCATAAATAATTTGATTATGAGCACCCCAGCATTAATGAGTGCTGCAAAGCAGTTAAATATGGGTGCTGATGAATTTGTATCTTGGTTGCCGCAGGCTTTAATCAAGTCAGGGGCTGCCAGGTTAGATGGACAATACTTAGTAGATAAAGCTTAA